The genomic interval ACCTACGACATCCCCTCGCACCGCCTCCCCCTCGCGGCCGCGGCCGCGGGATTCGGCGACTTCGCGCACCACGAGGCGCTCGCCGACGCGGAGGCCTGCGCCGCCATCATCGTGGACGCCGCCAGACGCCACGGCGCGGCCGACGTTCCGGCGCTCGCGAAGACCGTCGGACTGCGGGTGCAGCGGCTCACGGCGATTCCGCTGAAGCTCTGAACCTCCGGGGCGCGGGTTCGCGCGCCCCGCGGCCCGGATCGGTCTTCGTGTCGGAGGTCCGTGAGAACGTGGAGGCGTCACCCCGTCCGACACCCGAAAGCCTCGGTGGACTATGAACGCCCTCATCGTCATCCTGCTCGTCGCGAACCTGCTCCTCCTCGTCGCGGTGCTCCTCGTCCTGCTCCTGCGCCGGCCGCCGGCCACGGACGCGCGCTCCGGCGACGCCGAGCTGCGGGGACTTTCCGGGGAGATCCGGCAGGATCTCTCGGCGCAGCGCACGGAGCTCGGCCAGTCGCTCGCCGGCATGGCCGAGCGCGTCCACGCCGGGGCGCAGGCGACGCTCCGCTCGCAGCACGAGCTGCGCGGCACCGTCGACGCCCGCTTCGCCGAGCTCGCCCAGGCGAATCTCATGAAGCAGACCGAGTTGCAGCAGGTGCTGCGGCAGGAGCTCGAAACCCTCAGGCGGGGCAATGAGGCGAAGCTGGAGCAGATGCGCGAGACCGTCGACGAGAAGCTCCAGGGCACGCTCGAACGACGGCTCGGCGAGTCGTTCCGCCTCGTGAGCGACCGACTCGAGCAGGTGCAGAAGGGGCTCGGCGAGATGCAGACGCTGGCCTCCGACGTCGGCGGGCTCAAGCGCGTGCTCACGAACGTCAAGAACCGCGGCAGCTGGGGCGAGGTGCAGCTCGCCAGGCAGTTGGAGGACATGCTCTCGCCGGAGCAGTACGCCGAGAACGTGGCGGTGCGCCCCGGCTCCGCGGAGCGCGTGGAGTTCGCGGTCAGGCTCCCGGGGCGCGGCGAAGGCGATGCGCCGGTCTGGCTGCCGATCGATTCGAAGTTTCCGCAGGAGGATTACGAACGTCTGCTCGAGGCCCAGGAGGGCGGCGAGCGCGACGAGATCGAGGCGGTGGCGAAGGCGGTCGAGCGGGTCATCGTCGCGCAGGCGAAGCTCATCCGCGACAAGTACATCGAGCCGCCGCACTCCACCGACTTCGCGATCATGTACCTGCCGACCGAGGGGCTGTTCGCCGAGGTCATCAGACGGCCGGGGCTCACGAGCCGCCTGCAGCGCGAGTTCCACGTCACGGTGGCCGGCCCCACGGTGCTGATGTCCCTGCTCAACAGCCTGCAGCTCGGGTTCCGCACTCTCGCGATCGAGCGGCGCAGCTCCGAGGTGTGGCAGGTGCTCAGCGCGGCGAAGCAGGAGTTCCAGAAGTACGGGCAGGTCTGGGAGAAGATCGGCAAGCAGCTCACGACCGTGCAGAACACCGTGTCGGAGGCGGGTCGTCGCACCCGGGCCGTCGAGCGCCGCCTCCGATCGGTCGAATCGCTCGAGGGCGGCGAGCCGACCGGTCCCGGGGACGGCCGGGGCGAGGGCGCCATCGATCAGGACGTCGATCCCGCCGCCGACACGGAGTGCGCTGACCCCGCAGGTGACGGCAGGAGCCCGGTGGCGGGGGGCGGCCGCGGGACCGGCCGGGACGTCTTCGACGCGCTGCTCCCGCAGGCTGCACGCGAACCGGATCCCCGGGCGGTCGCGCGGGCGCGCGCGGCCGAATCCGCGTCCGGGCTGGGGGCGCTCTGGGAGGAGTGAGCCCCGGCCGAACTCGGCGGCGCACGCGGCCCGCGTGCGCTAGCGTGACACCATGACCGATGCGCCCATGACCGTGCTCGCCGATCCCGCCGTCATCGCCGAGGAGTTCGCCGAGGCCCTGCCGGGGACCTTCACGCACGCCGATGCGATCGCCGTCGGCGAGGAGATCGTGCGGCTCGCGCGCTCACGCGACCTCGCCGTCGCGGTCTCCGTGATGCTCGGAGACCACGAGGTCTTCCGACTCGCCCTCCCCGGCACGAGCACCGGCAACGACGCGTGGATCCGCCGCAAGCGCAACGTCGCCGAACTCACCGGGGAGCCCAGCTTCCTCGTCGGCCAGCGGCTCGCCGCCCGGGGCCTCGGCCCGGTCACCCCCGAGATGCCCGAGGCCGACTACGCTCCGCACGGCGGCGCCGTGCCCATCCTGGTGGACGGCGCACTCCTCGGTTCGGTCACCGTGAGCGGGCTTCCTCCGCAGGACGACCACGCCCTCGTCCTCGAGGCGCTCCGCGGCGCGCTGCCGCGCTGAGCGCGCCTCGCCGTCTCGGGCGAGGGACCCGGGTGCCTCGCCCTCCGCGGCGCACCCGCCGTCGATCAGACGACGGCGGATGCGGACGAAACCGTCACGCCCAGCGCTTCGGGTCCATATCGCTCGTGACGTGGCGGATCGTGCCCGAGTGCGCGCGCATCACGATGCTCTCGGCGCGCACGAAGGGGCCGCGGCGCTGCACGCCCTCGACGAAGTCGGCCGAGGTGATGCCCGTCGCCACGAAGTAGCAGTTGTCGCTGGAGACGAGATCGTCCGCCTCGAGCACGCGGTCGAGATCGTGGCCGGCGTCGATCGCCCGCTGCCGCTCGTCGTCGTCCTTCGGCCAGAGCCTGCCCTGGATCACGCCGCCGAGCGCCTTCACGGCGCAGGCGGTGATGATGCCCTCGGGCGTGCCCCCGATGCCGACGCAGAGGTCGATGCGCGAATCCCAGCGGGCCGCGTTGACGCCGCCCGCGACGTCGCCGTCCATGAGGAGGCGCGTACCGGCGCCCGCCTCGCGGATCTCGGCGATCAGCTGCTCGTGGCGGGGCCGGTCCAGCACCGCAACGCGGATGTCGGAGACGTCGACGCCCTTC from Leucobacter allii carries:
- a CDS encoding DNA recombination protein RmuC; protein product: MNALIVILLVANLLLLVAVLLVLLLRRPPATDARSGDAELRGLSGEIRQDLSAQRTELGQSLAGMAERVHAGAQATLRSQHELRGTVDARFAELAQANLMKQTELQQVLRQELETLRRGNEAKLEQMRETVDEKLQGTLERRLGESFRLVSDRLEQVQKGLGEMQTLASDVGGLKRVLTNVKNRGSWGEVQLARQLEDMLSPEQYAENVAVRPGSAERVEFAVRLPGRGEGDAPVWLPIDSKFPQEDYERLLEAQEGGERDEIEAVAKAVERVIVAQAKLIRDKYIEPPHSTDFAIMYLPTEGLFAEVIRRPGLTSRLQREFHVTVAGPTVLMSLLNSLQLGFRTLAIERRSSEVWQVLSAAKQEFQKYGQVWEKIGKQLTTVQNTVSEAGRRTRAVERRLRSVESLEGGEPTGPGDGRGEGAIDQDVDPAADTECADPAGDGRSPVAGGGRGTGRDVFDALLPQAAREPDPRAVARARAAESASGLGALWEE
- a CDS encoding heme-degrading domain-containing protein; this encodes MTDAPMTVLADPAVIAEEFAEALPGTFTHADAIAVGEEIVRLARSRDLAVAVSVMLGDHEVFRLALPGTSTGNDAWIRRKRNVAELTGEPSFLVGQRLAARGLGPVTPEMPEADYAPHGGAVPILVDGALLGSVTVSGLPPQDDHALVLEALRGALPR
- the glpX gene encoding class II fructose-bisphosphatase, which translates into the protein MTEPHSLGDWQPDRNLAMELVRATEAAAMRATPWIGRGDKNAADGAAVDAMRRFLATVNMNGTVVIGEGEKDDAPWLYNGEQVGNGQGAECDVAVDPIDGTRLTAEGRPGALSVIAVADRGSMYDPSAVFYMDKLVSGPAGVGVVDIRKPIGANIRDLAKAKGVDVSDIRVAVLDRPRHEQLIAEIREAGAGTRLLMDGDVAGGVNAARWDSRIDLCVGIGGTPEGIITACAVKALGGVIQGRLWPKDDDERQRAIDAGHDLDRVLEADDLVSSDNCYFVATGITSADFVEGVQRRGPFVRAESIVMRAHSGTIRHVTSDMDPKRWA